In a single window of the Nicotiana tomentosiformis chromosome 10, ASM39032v3, whole genome shotgun sequence genome:
- the LOC138900053 gene encoding uncharacterized protein, translating to MTVIPPEVMTHKLNEDPLHLHVKQKKRKQGAFKNQVIQDELKIDPLDEKNTSFIIDMGTYCYIVMPFGLKNVGATYQRLVTKIFQEHLGKIMEVYMDDMLVKSTQAGRGFEILYKYNMKLIPGKCAFGVTSVLKKQNQFEWTDECQQDLKDLKTYLPNPHLLEKPKDGERLLIYLAVSEVACHPISVITVFPLRNILHKHELSGRLAKSATELSEYDIIYQPRTAIKSQVLTDFVADFSPNLVPEAEKELQIFTGANLGTWTLFTDGSSNVKGAGLGIVLIPPSGEIIRQEIKYYPITNNEAEYEVVIPGLELARELGIEQIVIKSDSQLVANQMQGTYVARETRM from the exons atgacagTTATACCACCAGAGGTGATGACTCATAAGCTAAATGAGGATCCATTACACCTGCATGTCAAGCAAAAGAAAAGGAAGCAAGGGGccttcaaaaatcaagtgatccAAGATGAG CTAAAAATAGACCCTCTAGATGAGAAAAACACTTCGTTTATCATAGACATGGGGACTTACTGCTATAtagtcatgccatttggtttgaaaaatgttGGAGCCACATATCAGAGATTGGTgaccaaaatatttcaagaacaccTGGGAAAAATTATGGAAGTCTACATggatgatatgttggtcaagtcaacACAAGCGGGGCGTGGCTTTGAAATTCTCTACAAGTATAACATGAAGTTAATTCCGGGAAAGTGCGCTTTTGGTGTGACTTCAG TATTGAAAAAGCAAAATCAATTTGAGTGGACTGACGAGTGTCAACAAGATCTGAAGGACTTAAAGACGTATCTACCAAATCCACATCTGTTAGAAAAACCAAAAGACGGGGAGAGGTTGCTCATTTACCTCGCTGTGTCAGAAGTAGCG TGTCATCCTATTTCTGTTATAACTGTTTTTCCACTAAGGAACATATTGCATAAACATGAACTATCAGGTAGGTTAGCTAAATCAGCAACAGAACTCAGTGAATATGATATTATATATCAGCCTAGAACCGCAATAAAATCGCAGGTGTTAACAGATTTTGTAGCAGATTTTAGTCCGAACCTAGTTCCTGAAGCAGAAAAAGAGCTACAAATATTTACCGGAGCTAATCTGGGGACTTGGACCCTATTTACTGACGGTTCTTCAAATGTTAAAGGAGCAGGTTTGGGTATTGTTTTAATCCCACCCTCGGGAGAAATCATAAGACAGGAAATAAAATATTACCCAATTACTAATAATGAGGCAGAGTATGAAGTTGTGATTCCAGGTTTGGAACTCGCAcgagagcttggtattgaacaaattGTGATCAAAAGTGACTCGCAGCTGGTAGCCAATCAAATGCAGGGAACTTATGTGGCAAGAGAGACACGAATGTAG